A stretch of Candidatus Obscuribacterales bacterium DNA encodes these proteins:
- a CDS encoding sigma-70 family RNA polymerase sigma factor produces the protein MSQSIPITWSTAEATSPQIPVQAEKLSNYDLILRCQAGLRPEKAAFSELMRRYQSHVDRVLYHLAPDWSDRSDLAQEVWIRVYRNLKRLQEPAKFRGWLSRITTNLFYDELRKRKRVSSPLSLDAPRFFDDGEMDWELPSGDPGPAEQLATREFYDQLREAIADLPEVFRITIVLREIEGMAYEEIAEITGVSLGTVKSRIARARQRLQLQLQAYLQD, from the coding sequence ATGAGTCAATCCATTCCCATCACTTGGTCAACGGCTGAGGCAACTTCTCCTCAGATACCTGTGCAAGCAGAAAAACTCTCGAACTACGATCTAATTCTTCGGTGTCAGGCTGGGTTGCGGCCTGAAAAAGCAGCATTCTCTGAACTGATGCGCCGCTACCAATCCCACGTTGATCGGGTCTTGTATCATTTAGCACCTGACTGGTCTGATCGTTCTGACTTAGCACAGGAAGTCTGGATCCGCGTTTACCGCAATCTCAAACGCTTACAGGAGCCTGCCAAGTTTCGGGGCTGGCTGAGTCGGATTACTACGAATTTGTTTTACGACGAACTGCGGAAGCGGAAACGGGTGAGTAGCCCTCTGTCTCTAGATGCGCCTCGGTTTTTTGATGATGGCGAGATGGATTGGGAACTACCGTCGGGGGATCCAGGGCCAGCAGAACAGTTGGCAACTCGTGAGTTTTACGATCAGCTACGAGAGGCGATCGCTGACTTACCCGAAGTGTTTCGCATCACCATCGTGCTTCGGGAAATTGAGGGCATGGCCTACGAAGAAATTGCTGAAATTACGGGTGTTTCTCTAGGAACGGTGAAGTCACGGATTGCCCGCGCCCGCCAGCGTCTACAGCTTCAACTTCAGGCCTACCTACAAGACTAA
- a CDS encoding histone deacetylase — protein sequence MLPIFYDDAFQLHDTGFYHPENGGRLTAVAAALRAQPWADQLDWRSPTPVDHQGDRLTQALLRVHPRDYLEAVRALSNQGGGQIDPDTPVSPLTYDVARLAVSAWLDGVDMVHQHQCPAFVLARPPGHHALAQRGMGFCIFSNAAIAAYYALEQSGINRVAIFDWDVHHGNGTQAIVETHPHLAYCSMHQYPFYPGTGAPTEQGHYNNVLNIPMAAGSTIEDYSPRLEQDIIPFLKGFAPDLIIVSAGYDGNQADPLAGISLQPRDYGLFTQACLDVSHAVLLGLEGGYDYTTLSQSVVATLEACLARVDIT from the coding sequence ATGCTGCCAATTTTCTATGACGACGCCTTCCAACTCCACGACACAGGCTTCTACCATCCTGAGAATGGCGGTCGCTTGACGGCTGTGGCGGCAGCCCTGCGGGCCCAGCCTTGGGCTGATCAGCTTGACTGGCGATCGCCCACCCCGGTTGATCATCAAGGTGATCGGCTCACGCAAGCCCTGCTGCGGGTGCATCCCCGCGACTACCTAGAGGCCGTGCGGGCGCTGTCGAATCAGGGGGGTGGGCAGATTGATCCCGATACCCCCGTTTCACCGTTGACCTACGATGTGGCCAGGCTAGCCGTGAGTGCTTGGTTGGATGGGGTAGATATGGTGCATCAACATCAATGTCCTGCTTTTGTTCTGGCTCGTCCACCCGGACACCATGCTCTAGCCCAGCGCGGTATGGGGTTTTGCATTTTTTCCAACGCGGCGATCGCTGCTTACTACGCCTTGGAGCAGTCAGGCATCAACCGTGTGGCAATTTTCGATTGGGATGTGCATCATGGTAACGGCACCCAGGCAATCGTGGAAACCCATCCTCACCTAGCCTATTGCTCTATGCATCAATATCCGTTCTACCCCGGCACCGGGGCCCCAACGGAACAGGGACACTACAACAACGTGCTGAATATTCCCATGGCAGCCGGAAGCACTATCGAGGATTACAGCCCTCGCCTAGAGCAAGACATCATCCCCTTTTTGAAGGGGTTTGCCCCTGACTTAATCATTGTCAGTGCAGGGTATGATGGCAACCAGGCAGATCCCCTAGCAGGGATCTCGCTACAGCCACGTGACTATGGTCTATTCACCCAAGCCTGTTTGGATGTTTCTCACGCTGTTCTATTGGGTTTAGAAGGGGGCTATGATTACACCACTCTCAGCCAGTCCGTTGTAGCCACCTTAGAAGCCTGCTTAGCCCGAGTTGACATCACCTAG